The nucleotide sequence TATCACGAAGAACAGCATCTGCAATGCCGTATGCAGCATCAGAAATAAATTCGGATGCATTGGCAAGATGAAGCAGACCACGCAGCTGGTTCACGTCAGGAACGTGTTTTGCAGTTTCAAGGACCCAGTGCTGGAGATCGTATTTCATCTCATCCATTTCGGATTCGAGGGCTTTGACCTCTTCAGCGATATCCGTGTTATCAAAGAGCAGGGCTGAATATGCAAGTCCTACAGAAAGTTCTGCGGTGTTCTTCATGTCAACGATGATGTCAACCGCTTTTTCAAGATCCCTTAGTACCCGCTCATGCTCGACCTTGCGTGGGGTGTATGCCCTCTGGGTGGCAAGCTCAACAAGCAGCGGTACGCCTTCATCGTGACCCCTGGCAAAGATCACATCATCTGCACGAACGCGTGTATCGTGATGCGGATCGTAGATCCAGTCATCATGCCTGCGAATCGCAATTACCCACATACCGGTCTCGACCTCAAGTTCAAGATCCCCAAGGGTGCGACCACACATATCTGAGTTCTCATTGATGGTAGCTCGCACAATGGTCTCTTCGGCTTCCCTGAGTGCAAGTTTAAGCTCAAGAGGGATACCCATGTCCATTTCTACGATCTTTGCAATGTCACCTGCAGCGTTGGCAATTGTCTCAGCGGATGCTGCCACCTGAAGAACCCCGACCATTTCTTCGGCTTCATCAATACGACGCGTGCTTAACATTGCAGCCATTTTCATATGGTAATGGAGAGTGTCCATCTTTTCTTCAAGATGAAGTACTTCCTCGGCAATATCCTCGTCATCATATACCATTGCAGAATAAGCAAGATCTACCATCAGTTCTGATGTGTCCTTCATTTCAATTAGAAGGTCCTTTAGATTTCTGGGAATGTACTTGATTTCTTTAAGGCTCATGTTAGTTATACCAGCTATTATCTATGATTTTTCAGTTATTTATATATAATCGTTTTTCAGGATCGTTTTTAGATTATCTGCATTAGATTTAAT is from Methanococcoides sp. AM1 and encodes:
- a CDS encoding potassium channel family protein, which encodes MSLKEIKYIPRNLKDLLIEMKDTSELMVDLAYSAMVYDDEDIAEEVLHLEEKMDTLHYHMKMAAMLSTRRIDEAEEMVGVLQVAASAETIANAAGDIAKIVEMDMGIPLELKLALREAEETIVRATINENSDMCGRTLGDLELEVETGMWVIAIRRHDDWIYDPHHDTRVRADDVIFARGHDEGVPLLVELATQRAYTPRKVEHERVLRDLEKAVDIIVDMKNTAELSVGLAYSALLFDNTDIAEEVKALESEMDEMKYDLQHWVLETAKHVPDVNQLRGLLHLANASEFISDAAYGIADAVLRDIDLHPIITIAVRESDEVIAKIQVDGCSPIIGKSLRELNLGTETGVHIMAIKRDERWVYSPGARTMVREGDLLIGRGSQTSEEALLEMCACPVREDA